The genomic interval CATGCGCTCGCACGCGCGGCTGAGGCGCTCGCGCGTCTGGGCGAGCTCGCTGCGGATCTCGCGCTCGAGCGACCCGGGCGCAAAGGGCCGCAGCGATCCCTCCAGCACGTTGAACTGGCGCGCGACGGGCAGCTCGCCCATGCGCATGAGGTCCTCGTCCTCGACGAGCAGGCCCGAGAGCTCAATGCCCAGATTCGCCGCCAGCTCGGCGGCACTGCGAAAGAAGGCCTCGTCCTGGCCCGTGGTCTCCAGGGCCAGCAGCAGGCGGCGAAACGGTGCGCGCTGCTCGTTCACTGCGCGCTCTCCTCGCCGGCGCTCTCATGCTTGCTCTTCTTTCCGGCTTTCTTCCCGGCGGCTTTCGCGCCGACCTTCTCAGGACGATTGAAGTCGCGGGCGCGCTCGGAGAATTTCTCGAGGGTTTTCTCCACTGCGTAATTGATGCTGCCGCGGGGGAACTTGCCGCTCTTGGAGCGCTGGCCGGCGTCCTTGCCGGTGAGGATTTCAAGCGCCTCGTCGGCGGTGCTCACCGGGTAGATGTGGAACTTTCCCTGTTCAGCGGCTTCGACGACGTCGGGGCGCAGCATGAGGTGCTTCACATTGGACTCGGGGATGATGACGCCCTGCTTGCCGGTGAGGCCGCGGGCCTCGCAGATGTCGAAGAAGCCCTCGATCTTCTCGTTCACCCCGCCGATGGCCTGCACGTGACCTTGCTGGTTGAGCGAGCCGGTGATCGCCAGCTCCTGATTGATGGGAATGCCCGCAAGGGCGGAGATCAGCGCGCAGGTCTCGGCGGTCGATGCGCTGTCGCCATCGACGCCGCCGTAGGACTGCTCGAAGACGATGGAGGCCGAGAGCGTGATCGGGTGATCGGGCACGTATTTGGAATTGAGATAGCCCGTGAGAATCAGCACGCCCTTGGAGTGGATGTTTCCGCCGAGCTTGGCCTCGCGCTCGATGTCGACGATGCCGCCGCGTCCCATTCGCACGCTGGCGGTGATGCGGTTGGGTTTGCCGAAGCTGAACTGGCCGAGCTGGTAGACCGCCAGGCCATTGATCTGCCCCACGACGGAGCCGCTGGTATCGATGAGCAGGGTCTCGCGGACGATTTGTTCCTGCATACGGTCGCGAATGCGGCCCACGCGGAAGATCTCCTCTTCGACGGCGCGGGTGACGTCCTCGGCCGTGACGCTCTCGCGCCCGGCCTCGCCGGCCCAGTGGTCGGCCTCGCGCAGCAGGTCCGAGAGCTCTTCGGTGAAAGTGGTGAGCTTTTCCGTATCGCCCGTCATCCGGATGCTCTCGTCGAAAACCCGGGCCACGGCGCCCGCGTCAAAGGGCTTGAGCTCGTTGCGTTCGATGAGCGTCACGAGAAGCCGCGCGTAGGTCTCGTGGTTGTCCTCGGTGTTGTCGAGCCGGTCGTCGAAGTCGGCGACCACCTTGAAGAGCTTGGAGAACTCCGCATCGTAGGAACTGAGCAGGTAGTAGATCATCGGCTCGCCCAGCAGGACGATCTTGAGGTTGAGCGGAATGCGCTCGGGTTCGATGGAAACCGTGCTCACGAGGCTGAGCATCTCGCCGGCCGACTCGATGCGGATGCAGCCGGCGTTGAGGGCGCGCTTCAAGCTTTCCCACGAAAACGGCTGGGTGAGCAGCTTGCGCGCGTCGAGGATGAGATACCCGCCGTTGGCCTGGTGCAGCGCGCCCGGCCGGATGAGGGTGAAGTCGGTGATCAGGGCGCCGAACTGGGCCTGGTGCTCGATGCGGCCGATCAGGTTGGCCAGGGTGGGGTGATCCTCGAAGACAACGGGCGCGCCCTCGGTCTTCGAGTGATCGACCAGCACGTTGACCTCGTAGCGGTGGAAGAAGGCCGGATCGACCATTGGCCCGCCCGGCATGCCGGGCATTCCGCCCTGTCCCTCGCCGCCCTGTCCGCTGCTGAGCACGAAGGTGGCGGCATTCTCGACGACGTCGTCGCGCACGGCATCGAGGTGCGCGATCACCTCGGGCAGAGCTTCGTAGTCGCGGGAGATTTCCTTGATCAGGTGGCTGACGGCCAGCGTCGTCACCTCGCGGTTGAGCTGGCGGATCTGCTCGCGCTCTTCCTTTTCGAGCTGCGGCACCCGTGCGAAGGCTTCCTGCAGGGGCTCCTGCAGCTCCTGCATCTCGTTTTCGATACGTTCGCGCTCTTCTTCAGGGAGCTTGCCGAACTGCTCGGGGTTGAGGACCTCGCCGTCCTTCATCGGTGCGAGCCCCAGGCCCATGGGCGTGCGGATGAGCGCGATCTCCCGCTCGCGCGCGGCTTCCTGCACGCCGCGGAAGACCTTCTCGTGTTCTTCCTTGAAGTGCTCTTCGATCGCCTTGCGGCGCGTGCGGTAATCGTCGCTCTCGAAGGCAGCGGGAATGGCGACCTTGAGCTCCTCGATGAAGGCGCTCATGCGGTCGCGCAGGGTCACTGCCTTGCCGGCGGGTAGTTCCAGCGCCTCGGGTTTCTTGTCGTCGGCGAAGTTGTTGACGTAGCACCAGTCGTTTGGCGTCGCTTCTTTCTGGGCGGCCTGTTCGAGAAACTGGCGGATGACCTGGTACTTGCCCGTCTGCTGGGGCCCCATGGCGAAGAGGTTGTAGCCCTTCTTCTCGATGCCGATGCCGAAACGGATGGCGGCGACGGCCCGGTCCTGCCCGACGATCTCCTCGAGGGGCTTGAGCTCTTTGGTGGTCTTGAAGGAAAAGCGCGCGGGGTCAAAGGCGCGGCGCAGCTCCTTCGCGCTGAGGGCGTTGGGCATCAGTCAAACTCCCGTGCGAAAAAGCGGGAAACATTCCCGGATGCGCCCATGATGCAACCGCGCCTCGCGAAGGGCAAGGCGCGGTTTCGGCGGCCGGGAGCGGCCTCAGGCCGCGCGGGACTTCGCGCCAAAATAGGCGAGAAGGTCCTCGGCCCAGGCGCTGTCGAACTTGAAGATCAGCCCATTGGCGGGTTTGGTGAGGTAACCCAGCAGCCCGTGGGAATACTCGCGCTGCAACAGCCGGCAGCGGCCGCTTCCCAGGTCCGTCAGCTCGAATCGGTGGCCCATGGTGAAAACCGGTGTGCGAACGCCCCACTCCATGACGCGTCCTTCTTCATATTCCTGGATGGTGAGCGGCGCGAGCGTCAGCGGCGCCATGTTGGTGCGGAAGGCGATCTTGTAGCCCACGCGCCAGTCCCCGCTGGAGATGGCGTAGGACTTCGAGACCCCGCGCACCCAGCTTGACCAATTGTCGATGTCCTTGAGCAGGGCGAACACCTCGGCCGCCGGCGCATCGATTTCGATTGTCTGGTTGATCATCTCATTTTCAAAGATCGGCATTTGAGAAGTCCCTCCCGGATCGGGTTCGTTGCAGGTAAATGGTTCAGGCCCACGCGCGCTCAAGCAGTCCCAGGGCGTCTTCGTAGTCCACTTCCACCGGGTTGAATGCCAGCGCGCCGTCGTCGAGGGTCATGCGCGCAAGGGTGGGGAGCTGTTCTTTTTCGACCTTGTGGGTCTCGGTGAGCGTGCGCGGCAGGCCGCAACGCTCGTGGAGCTGGTCACGCATCCGGCGGATGCTGCGGATGGCGGCGCGGGCGCGCTCTGGCGCCGGGGTGCGCGCGTAGCTCTCGGCGCCCTCAAGGTAGAGAAGCAGCTCGCCGATATCCTGCGCGGATGCTTCGAGGTTGTATTCGAGGGCGTAGGGAAGCAGCAGGCTCATGCACGCGCCGTGATGAAGGTGGCAGAGCGCGCCGAGCTGGTGGCCGATCGAATGCACCACGCCGGTCATGGAGTTCGAGAACGCGATGCCCGCCATGGTGGCCGCTTCGGCAAGGGCCAGGCGTCCTTCCACGTTCTTGGGATCGTCGATCACGGCCAGCAGGTTCTCCGAGATTTTCTTGATGGCGGCCGTGGCGTAGGCGTCACTGATCGGATTCTTCGCCATGCAGATGTAGGCCTCGATTGCGTGGGTCATGGCGTCCATGGCCGTGGCGGCCGTGAGGTGCGGTGGCAGGCTCATGGTCATGCGCGGATCGACGATGGCGGCGTTGGGCAGCAGGAAGGGCGAGGCGAAGGGCAGCTTCACGCCGCGGTCCTTGTCCGAGATCACCGCAACGAGCGTGACTTCGGAACCCGTGCCCGCGGTGGTGGGGATCGCAAAGCTCGGGCGCAGCGGGCGCTTGAGAGCCCCGGCGCCGGTGTAGGCCGCGAGGTCGCTCGCGTTCTCGGAAGCCAGGATGTTGATCCCCTTGCTCGTGTCCATGACCGATCCGCCGCCCACGGCGATGATGGAGTCGCACTTCGAGTCGCGCCAGATCTGCGCGCCCTGGGTGACGATCCTGGTCGAGGAATCGGGCGGCACGTCGTCGAAGATTGCGCCCACTTCGATGCCGCCCTCTTCGAGGGCGGTGGTGACGTGTTCGAGAAGCCCGACGGCGACGACGCCCTTGTCGGTGACGATCATGGGGCGCTCGGCGCCCAGCGCGCGCAGCTCGAAGGCCATGTGTTCGAGCGCGCTCGTTCCAGCGAGTACTTTGACGGGGCAGAAGAATTCATAGAAGGACATGACTTGGAACCTCAGCTCAGCGTGTTGCCGATGAATTTCGAATAGATGTCGATGGCCAGGCGGACTTTCTCGCCCGGCTCGAGGGTGGGGTAGCGCTTGATCGCGCGCTTTCCAATGAAGGCCGGCAGGATGAGCGCTTCCAGGCGGTTGAAGATGCGCACCATGCGCATGGCGTGGGCGATCTCGCCGTCGACGACCATGCGGTCGTTGGCAAAAGCGCGTGCGGTGCCTTCCTGGAAGGCGAGTACGAGGTAGGCGTGGCGCAGGTGCTTGAACTGGATCGAGAGCGTGGGCTTTTCGCTCAGCCCATCCGCGGCGAATTCAAGGCAGCCATCACTCGTGCTGCGGAGCTGGAAGCCCGGGCCCGAGGGCAGGGTGGTCATCTCGAAGGTGTAGCCGTCGGGGAAACCCTTGAGCTCTTCGCGGATGACACCGTCGGTCTGGCTGGCGGCGGCCAGCGCGCGGCCGAAGATGGCCATCATCGCGCTCACGTAGCCGCGGACCACCGCCGTGGGCGGCTGCTTGGAAAGCGATTTCAGCATTGGGAGCCTCACCGGCGGCGCGTCTTCGGAGGGTGGCCGCCCGCCGCGTTTCATAGCACGAACCGGCCGGTCCAGTCAGTTCCGCGCAATGAAAAAGCGGCCCCATTGGGGGCCGCTTAGGCTGGATGCATTGACGCGCGAGTCAGTTACGCGCCCACGATGTTCTCCATCGTGTCAACATCGGTGACCGCCCAGTCCTCGAATTTCAGGATGTCGAGCTCGGGGGCGGCGAAGCGCTCGCGAAGGCTGCCGGTGAGCAGGCCGATGCGCTTGAGGTTGGGCACGATCTTGCTGAAGAGCATCTTGCGGAACTCCTTCATGGCCGGCGACTGCATGTTGAGGTCCACGCACTCCTTGACGGGAAGGCCCAGGCGCTCGAAGACTTCTTCTCCCGAGAAGCGGTCGCGCATGAGCATGGCGGCTTCGTAGACGAAGTCCTGGCGCTCCTGGAATTCCTTCTCGCTCATGTCGTTGTACATGTCTTTTAAAGTCAGCACGCCGAAGGCCACGTGGCGGGCTTCGTCGAGCATGACGTACTTGGTCAGATCCTTGATGAGCGGCTCGCTGGTGAAGGTGTGGATGAACTGGAAGGCGGCCAGCGCGAGGCCCTCGACCATGATCTGCATCCCCAGATACTTCATGTCCCAGCGCGAGTCGGTGAGGATGAGATCCAGAAGCCGCTTGAGATGCGAGTTGATCGGATACTCGAGTTCCATCTTCTCGCGCAGGTACTTGTCATAGACCTCGACGTGGCGCGCCTCGTCCATCACCTGGGTGGAGGCGTAGAACTTGGCATCGGTGAGCGGCACGGCGTCGACGATCTGCGCGGTGGCCAGCAGCGCGCCCTGCTCGCCGTGGAGAAACTGCGAGAGGGTCCAGGCCTGCTGCTCGTGACGAAGGCGCCCGATTTCCTTGGGCGTGAATTTTCGCCAGATGTCGGTGCCATAGAGCCCGTTCTGCTGGTCGGGCATGTATTCCTTTTCGGGATCGACGTCGATGCTCCAGTCGAGCTGGGTCTGCGCATTCCACTGCGCGCCCTTGGCCGTCTCATAGAGCCGGCGCAGGTCCTGCTTGAAGGTCTCGTAGCTCCAGCTGTAGGCGGTGGGGAAGGTGCAGTCGACGAGGTCCACCAGGTTCTCTTTGTTGTCAATGAGGTTCTCGACCATTGGGAGGGCTCCTTAACTCTCGCGCGATGCGCGGATCGGGTGCTTTGACGGGCCCCACAAGGGTATCGACCAATCGGTCAGCGGCGCAAGCCGCACCGCGGCGAAGCAATGCACCAGCCCTGTGCGTGCAACTTGCAAGATCGGGAAAAAAGCGCCGGTCCGGGTCGGCCGGGGGCTTCAGCGGAATCCGCAACAATTCCAGCCAGTTTCAGGGGATCCGCCGGGTTGGCACGTTCCGTGGATTGCAGCAATGCACAACCCGCTCACTGGAGATCGTCATGGAACAATCACGCCCGTCGCTTCGCATTTTCGCTCTGCTCTCCCTGGGGCTGCTCGCCCTGCTGCCGGTCCCGGCTGCCCTCGCCGGCGGCGGAGACCCGCCGCCCCCGCCCCAAGCGCCCCACACGCCCTGGTACGTCTCCATCCACGCCATCGAGGTCGGTTACGACGATGCCACCACCGACGCCGCTATGGAGAAGGCGGTGGATCTGGGACTCGAGGGCGTGCGCACCGATATCTTCTGGAGTGACATCGAGCCCGTCCGCGACCAATGGGACGGGGCGAAGCTCCAGTACTATACGAACTATGTGAGCAAGGCCCGCTGGTTCGGCCTCGACCCGCTTATCATCCTCTCGGGCGCGCCCGGCTGGGCGGTGGATCTCTACCGCACCGACAAGGCGGCCTTCTGGCAGGAGTATGAGGAATACGTCGCGCAGGTCGCCCTGTGGGTCGGCGACCGCGTGGACAACTACCAGCTCTGGAACGAAGCCAATCACATTCCCGACCCCATCGACGCCGCCGACGACTGGCAACTCTTCGCCCGCGCGGGTGCGGTGCTCGACCAGCTCGACCCGGGGGCCAAGAAATACGTCAACTGCATGGCCAATGTGCTCGGCTGGGAGGACGCGGTCACCGACTGGGTGACGCGCGCGGGCAATCACATCGACGTCATCGGCGTCGACCACTACCCGGGTACCTGGTCGCCGGTGAGCGCAACGGACTGGACGCCGCTGGACATCCTCATCGCGCGTATCAATGACCCCTCCGATGAATGGTACGGGAAGGAAGGCATGATCCTGGAGACCGGCTATTCGAGCTGGGCGTGGCTCCTGGCAGACGAAAACGATCAGCGCGACTGGATCAACGCCGCGCTGCCGGCCGTGCGCGCGAAGATCAACGACAACAACCTGAACAATCCCTATCCGATCGTTGGCGCGAATTTCTACCAGCTCATCGACACCTGCACCGATGTCTTCGACCCGGCCAATTGCCGCAGCGACGATCCGATCTTCGGCCAGGGAATCGAGGCCCATTTCGGGATCATCCACTCGAATTTTTCGCACAAGGCCGGTTACGGCGCGCTGAAAAACCAGCTCCAGCAGTTTTAGCGGCGGGGTTCGCAGCCGCCGAACGACTGCGAATTTCGTCTTCTCGCTGCCGCTTCCCTCTCCCTCTCAATACGGGGGCGGCGGCAGCACTTTTTTCAGCACCCGCCGCCCGCCAGGTGCGGGTGAACCCCACTCAATCGATTGCGACGTTCGGGCCCCCGATCGGGTATTCTTCCTTTCATCTTGCAACATTGAATCGGCAGCACCTGACCAGGGGAACAGGATGTTTGCGCGACCGGAGACATGGCCGTCGATGCTCGGGGCGCCGCTTTGCGGCTTCCTCGGCGTGCTGTTTCTGACCACGGCGGCCCGCGGTTATCGCCGCAGGGCGTATGGCGCATTGGGCGTGCTGGCGTTGCTGGGAGCCGCGCAGCTTGGCGGCTATTTCGTGCTTCGCACGGCGGTGAGCGATGATGCCTTGCTGCAAGCCACACGCCTGATCACGCTGGTAACGATCTGCTTTGGTCCGGCCTGGCTTTTTCTGAGTGCCGCCTTTCTCGAACGACCGCTGGACTGGCGGTTTTCTCTGGCGCTGGTGGCGGGGCTCACGCTGGTGGCGCTTCTGCTCGGTACAGAGCTGGTACTGCGCTCGGACATCGTGGCCTTTCATCAGCTCGGCGTGGAACGTCAGGCCGCGCCGGGCACGTTCTACCATGTGCACACCCTCTATTTTGTTGCGTGCGTTGCGACCGGAGTCTTCGACCTGGCACGTACGTTGTCGGACTCCCACCAGCGCGGCAAACCGCTGCCCGAACCGCTGGCCGACACCGTCGCCGAAGAGGGACTGCCTACCCTGCTGAGCGTGTTGTGCGCCGCCACGCTGGTGGGCGCGATCGACGGGCTGCATCTGATCGGAGCCATCGCATTTCAGCTACCGATCGAACTGGCGGCCCTTCTGCTCATCGGGGGATCGGCCTGGGCAACGGTGCAGCGTTTCCCGCGCCTGTTGCTCAAGCTCGAGGAGAAACTCACGGAGGTGAGCGCCCTCAACACCACCCTGAGCGCGCGTAATGCCGAGATCGCGCAGTTGGCCAAAAAGAATGAAGAGTTGCTGAGCGAGGAGATCCGTTACCTGCGCGGCGAGCTCGCAACCTCGGGGAAGGGAATGGGCGCGATGATCGGCGCTTCACCCGCGATGCGGCAGGTCTTCGAGCTGGTGGGCAAGGTGGCTCCCTACGATGCCAGCGTGCTGATCACGGGCGAGACGGGCACCGGCAAGGAAAAGATCGCTCGGGAAATTCATGCCGCCAGCCAGCGCAGCGGTGCCGGGTTCTACGCGATCAACGTTGCGGCCGTGCCCGAGAATCTGCTCGAAAGCGAACTCTTTGGTCACAGGAAGGGCGCCTTCACCGGCGCGATCAGCGACCGGCCGGGGATCTTCCGCGCCGCCGACGGGGGTACGCTCTTCTTCGACGAGATCGGCGAGATGCCGGCCGCCATGCAGGTCAAGCTCCTGCGCGTGTTGCAGGAGCGCGAGGTTACGCCGCTCGGGGACAGCGCGCCGGTGCCGGTGGATGTACGCGTGCTGGCGGCGACGCATCGCGATCTCAGCGAGGAAGTGCGGGCGGGGCGCTTCCGCGAGGATCTCTATTACCGGCTCAACGTGATCGTGATCGAGGTGCCGCCGCTGCGCGCGCGCACCGAAGACATCGCGCCCCTGGCCGCGCATTTTCTGGCTCGCTACGCGCAGAACGCCGGGTGTGAAATCCCCGGCATCTCGCCGAGCGCGGTGCAGGCGCTTACGCGCCATGGCTGGCCGGGCAACGTCCGCGAACTCGAAAATGTCATCGAGCGCGCGGTTACCCTGTGCGAGGGCCCTGCCATTCGCCTGCGCGACCTGCCCGAAGCGCTGCACAAGAATGCCGGCGCGCAGCTACCGGAGATCCCCGCGGCAAGTCCGGGGGACGGGGCGGGGGGGGCGGCACCAAAGCGCGGGGAGGAGCTGCCGCTGCGCGATCTGGAAAAACGCTACATCCTGGGTCTGATGGACCGCTACGATGGCGAGCGCGGCAGGGTAGCCGAGCTACTCGGGATCAATCCGTCGACTCTGTACAGGAAGCTCAAATCCTACGAGTCCGACTCCTGAGCGAGACGCTTGCACGGGTCCGGTGCGTGCAAAATGCACGATGCGGCAGGCCGTGCATTCTGCAATTGCCCTTCAGCCTCCATAAAAACAAGTAATTTCAGCCGGTTATGTTTTGTCGGGGGTATGGCACGGAGCTTGGAATAGATCTCCCACACGCACCGGCGCAGCAGGCCGGCCGCGACGAGGAGCAGACCGATGAACATGCGAGCCAACTGCCTTCACCTAACCTTCAACGTCCCTGTCTGGCCGCTTGCCGGCCTTCTGGCCGCGCTGGCTCTGGCCCTTTGCAGCGCCGCTCCCGCACGCGCTGGCGGCGAGGAGCCGCCGCCGCCCCAGGAGCCCCCGGCGCCCACGTGGCAGCTTCGCGCCGAGGGCCGCTTCTTCCGCGATCCCCAGGGCCGCGCGGTGATCCTGCGCGGGGTGAACGTGGCCGGCAATTCGAAGGTGCCTCCCTTTCATGGTGTCACGGACATGGCTGAGCTCGATCCGCTTGCCGATTGGGGAGTGAACGTCATCCGCCTTCTCTTTACCTGGGAGGCCTTTGAACCCGCACCGGGAAGTTACGACTGGGGTTATCTCGACTACATCGAGTCGATCGTCGATGCCGCCCACGCACGCGGGATCCATACAATCATTGACATCCACCAGGACGGATTCGCCCGTTTCCTGGCCGATGGTTGCGGCGAGGGCTTCCCGCTCTGGGCAGTCTCTCCCAATGCCGATCTCGATGAGCCCGACAATGGCCATGACTGCGAAGACTGGGCGACGAAGGTGCTGCTCGATCCAGACATGCACCTCTCCTTCAGCGATTTCTATGCCGATTCCTACGGGGTGCGCACGCGGTATCTCTCGATGCTCGATGAGCTGGCTCGGAGCTTCAAGAATCATGACGGCGTGATCGGCTACGATCTGCTCAACGAACCCTGGGGCTGGGAGGCAGCCGAGTTGCTGCCGCTCTACGAAGACGCCGCCGACGTGATCCGCTCCGAGGATGCCGACGCCATTTTGTTCATCGAACCCCATGCCAGCACGAACAACGGTGCGGTGCCGAC from Chrysiogenia bacterium carries:
- a CDS encoding AAA family ATPase, with translation MPNALSAKELRRAFDPARFSFKTTKELKPLEEIVGQDRAVAAIRFGIGIEKKGYNLFAMGPQQTGKYQVIRQFLEQAAQKEATPNDWCYVNNFADDKKPEALELPAGKAVTLRDRMSAFIEELKVAIPAAFESDDYRTRRKAIEEHFKEEHEKVFRGVQEAAREREIALIRTPMGLGLAPMKDGEVLNPEQFGKLPEEERERIENEMQELQEPLQEAFARVPQLEKEEREQIRQLNREVTTLAVSHLIKEISRDYEALPEVIAHLDAVRDDVVENAATFVLSSGQGGEGQGGMPGMPGGPMVDPAFFHRYEVNVLVDHSKTEGAPVVFEDHPTLANLIGRIEHQAQFGALITDFTLIRPGALHQANGGYLILDARKLLTQPFSWESLKRALNAGCIRIESAGEMLSLVSTVSIEPERIPLNLKIVLLGEPMIYYLLSSYDAEFSKLFKVVADFDDRLDNTEDNHETYARLLVTLIERNELKPFDAGAVARVFDESIRMTGDTEKLTTFTEELSDLLREADHWAGEAGRESVTAEDVTRAVEEEIFRVGRIRDRMQEQIVRETLLIDTSGSVVGQINGLAVYQLGQFSFGKPNRITASVRMGRGGIVDIEREAKLGGNIHSKGVLILTGYLNSKYVPDHPITLSASIVFEQSYGGVDGDSASTAETCALISALAGIPINQELAITGSLNQQGHVQAIGGVNEKIEGFFDICEARGLTGKQGVIIPESNVKHLMLRPDVVEAAEQGKFHIYPVSTADEALEILTGKDAGQRSKSGKFPRGSINYAVEKTLEKFSERARDFNRPEKVGAKAAGKKAGKKSKHESAGEESAQ
- a CDS encoding SRPBCC family protein → MPIFENEMINQTIEIDAPAAEVFALLKDIDNWSSWVRGVSKSYAISSGDWRVGYKIAFRTNMAPLTLAPLTIQEYEEGRVMEWGVRTPVFTMGHRFELTDLGSGRCRLLQREYSHGLLGYLTKPANGLIFKFDSAWAEDLLAYFGAKSRAA
- a CDS encoding iron-containing alcohol dehydrogenase; the protein is MSFYEFFCPVKVLAGTSALEHMAFELRALGAERPMIVTDKGVVAVGLLEHVTTALEEGGIEVGAIFDDVPPDSSTRIVTQGAQIWRDSKCDSIIAVGGGSVMDTSKGINILASENASDLAAYTGAGALKRPLRPSFAIPTTAGTGSEVTLVAVISDKDRGVKLPFASPFLLPNAAIVDPRMTMSLPPHLTAATAMDAMTHAIEAYICMAKNPISDAYATAAIKKISENLLAVIDDPKNVEGRLALAEAATMAGIAFSNSMTGVVHSIGHQLGALCHLHHGACMSLLLPYALEYNLEASAQDIGELLLYLEGAESYARTPAPERARAAIRSIRRMRDQLHERCGLPRTLTETHKVEKEQLPTLARMTLDDGALAFNPVEVDYEDALGLLERAWA
- a CDS encoding ferritin-like domain-containing protein, with amino-acid sequence MVENLIDNKENLVDLVDCTFPTAYSWSYETFKQDLRRLYETAKGAQWNAQTQLDWSIDVDPEKEYMPDQQNGLYGTDIWRKFTPKEIGRLRHEQQAWTLSQFLHGEQGALLATAQIVDAVPLTDAKFYASTQVMDEARHVEVYDKYLREKMELEYPINSHLKRLLDLILTDSRWDMKYLGMQIMVEGLALAAFQFIHTFTSEPLIKDLTKYVMLDEARHVAFGVLTLKDMYNDMSEKEFQERQDFVYEAAMLMRDRFSGEEVFERLGLPVKECVDLNMQSPAMKEFRKMLFSKIVPNLKRIGLLTGSLRERFAAPELDILKFEDWAVTDVDTMENIVGA
- a CDS encoding sigma 54-interacting transcriptional regulator, with the protein product MFARPETWPSMLGAPLCGFLGVLFLTTAARGYRRRAYGALGVLALLGAAQLGGYFVLRTAVSDDALLQATRLITLVTICFGPAWLFLSAAFLERPLDWRFSLALVAGLTLVALLLGTELVLRSDIVAFHQLGVERQAAPGTFYHVHTLYFVACVATGVFDLARTLSDSHQRGKPLPEPLADTVAEEGLPTLLSVLCAATLVGAIDGLHLIGAIAFQLPIELAALLLIGGSAWATVQRFPRLLLKLEEKLTEVSALNTTLSARNAEIAQLAKKNEELLSEEIRYLRGELATSGKGMGAMIGASPAMRQVFELVGKVAPYDASVLITGETGTGKEKIAREIHAASQRSGAGFYAINVAAVPENLLESELFGHRKGAFTGAISDRPGIFRAADGGTLFFDEIGEMPAAMQVKLLRVLQEREVTPLGDSAPVPVDVRVLAATHRDLSEEVRAGRFREDLYYRLNVIVIEVPPLRARTEDIAPLAAHFLARYAQNAGCEIPGISPSAVQALTRHGWPGNVRELENVIERAVTLCEGPAIRLRDLPEALHKNAGAQLPEIPAASPGDGAGGAAPKRGEELPLRDLEKRYILGLMDRYDGERGRVAELLGINPSTLYRKLKSYESDS
- a CDS encoding cellulase family glycosylhydrolase; its protein translation is MNMRANCLHLTFNVPVWPLAGLLAALALALCSAAPARAGGEEPPPPQEPPAPTWQLRAEGRFFRDPQGRAVILRGVNVAGNSKVPPFHGVTDMAELDPLADWGVNVIRLLFTWEAFEPAPGSYDWGYLDYIESIVDAAHARGIHTIIDIHQDGFARFLADGCGEGFPLWAVSPNADLDEPDNGHDCEDWATKVLLDPDMHLSFSDFYADSYGVRTRYLSMLDELARSFKNHDGVIGYDLLNEPWGWEAAELLPLYEDAADVIRSEDADAILFIEPHASTNNGAVPTTLPQPTFDNYAYAPHFYDVGVLTTKIYLGLSTPTDLGFWNMNNKAAEWDVPLFVGEFGMFAETFNVGGYMDLLYKRLNENLASGAQWNYTPGWNATDKDGWNGEDLSIVDDSGNIRANYEVRPYAQKIAGMPTSLWVADDSKTIELKWSNDPAAGVTELYAPRNLVWGGAQLKIEKSGSNLSCSFANGNTEVHCTSTSTGAKTVKVRQCVMFFGSCF